DNA sequence from the bacterium genome:
TCCAGTGCGAACCGGTCATCCGTGCCGTGCTGCATCTGAACCCGTTCATTGTGGTGGGCGGCGATGAGACCTCAACGCAGGATATTCTTGATTTCACGGCGATCTTCCCGGATGTACCCCTGATCCTGTCCGACCTGTCCTGGGTCAAGGGTATTGGGACCTTCGATCTGATGCGGCGCCGACAAAACGTGCTGATGGAAAACTCCGTGTGGCACAGCTGGGGTGGCGTGAGTCTCGCCGTGAAACACTTCGGTCCCGAACGGGTGCTTTTCGGGACGGGGTGCCGCTCGCATAATGGCGCGGCGATGTCCGCCCTGGCCCGGGCGGATATTACCGATGCGCAGCGCGAGATGATTGCGCACGGTAATCTGGACCGCCTGACCGGGCTCAAGGCGCCGCCGGCGATGGGGACGGCCTCCAAAAGTAATGGCCTGTGGCAGCGTTGCCTTTCAGGGGAGTCGTTAGGCGTGGACATGGTCGATGCGCACGGTCATGTGGGTCCTTCCGCCGGATTTGTTCTCGAACACCAGGACGAACACGCTCAAATAGCGAATTTGCTCGAGGCGATGGATGGGCTGGGGCAACGCACCATGATCATCTCGGGCTTACAAGCCTTGCTTGGTTCGGCGATCGATGGAAATCGGCAGTTGAGCACGTTGCTCAAACCGCATGCCGACCGGTTCCTGGGCTACCTGGCCTTTAATCCCTACTATGCAGAGGGGTTGACGCCGCATCTGGATACGTGGTTTGCCAATCCCCAATGGGTCGGGTTCAAGATTTTGTGCGATTACTGGAAGATCAAGGTAACCGATCCGCGCTTCGAGCCGATGTGGGAGTATGCGAACGCCCACCGCCTTCCCATTCTCATGCATTCATGGGAAAATACGTGGGACTCACCAGCCATGGCGCGCGAGATCGTTCAGAAATACCCGGATCTTTCGCTCCTGGTGGGCCATTCCGGTGGCACGAATGGCGGGCGCCGTGAAGCGGAAGCCTTGGCGGCGGAGTTTCCCAATGTGTTTCTGGAATGGTGTGGCAGTTTTTGCAGCACCCGGCTCTGGGAGGAAACACTCAAAACGGTTCCTGCGTCGCAAGTGGTTTACGGGACCGATGCGGCGGGGCACGATATTTACTGGGAATTGGGGCGCCTGCTGTCCATCGATGTCGGGGATGAGGTTCTTGGCCCCATTCTGGGGCAGAATATGCGCCGTATCCTTGCCCGGCGGCGCTGAGTCCAGAATGATGGGGGCCGCTAAATATCGTTATGGCGGAAAATTGCAATTTCAAATATTCTACCTGTAGATATCACATCGTGGAGTTTTGATTATGGCGATTACAATTGATGACATTGCCCGTGAGACGGGTTATCACCGCACGACGGTGTCGAAGATCCTTGCAGGTGACAAACGTTGTTACGCTTCGGCCAAGACGCGTGAGTTGATCATGGAAACCGCGAAGCGCCTGAACTTTGTGCCGAATTACTTTGCCCGCAGTCTCCAGATGCGGCGCTCGTATGCGGTCGGCGTGGTGGGGCGGCTGGAAGCGTCCGGAGTTACGGGCGCGATGTTCAGGGCGATTGTCGAAGGGCTTCGTGCCAAGAGCTATCTCCCCTTGTTTTATGAATGCTCCGCACTGCGGCAGGATGAGGATCGGGCGCTGCAGGAGATGCGTCAGCGCATGGTAGATGGGATCATCCTGGAAGTGTACAGTGATATTGAGGCATTGAAACGGGTGTTGACGGGGGATATCCCGCTGGTGACCATTCTTAATAGCAACACCTCGACGCTCCCCTCTGTGGTTTCAGATCGCTTCGAGGCGTTCAGCACCGGGACGCAGTGGCTGGTGGATCGCGGGCACAAACGGATTGCGTTCATGGGCGTCGGGATGGTGGAGGCCATGCTTTCCTCATTCAACGTCACCCGGCTTAAATTTGAAGGATACCGCTCTGTTTTGGAGCGCCACGGCCTGCATGATGTGACGCTTGTATGTGACGGCGGTCCCCAGTCCGGTGATACACGGGAGTTCGTAAGGGCCCACGGTGAACTGTTTAAGTCGGTCACGGCCGTTATGGCTTGCAGCGATCGGGTGGCGATCGAGGTGATGACCGGACTGGCCGAAATGGGCATACGTGTCCCGAACGACTGTTCCGTCATCGGCTTTGATGATACCGATTTTGCGGTGGCGGTAAATCCCCGGCTCACCACGTTTAATCCGCGCCGTGCCGAGGTAGGTGCGCGGGCCGTGGAAATGGTCCTGAATCTCATCGAAGGGAAGCCGGTGGAGAACGTCACCATCATTCCTGAGTTAATCATACGGGAATCTGCCGGCCCATGCCGGGGTTAGGTAGTGAGCAGTACCGTAACCACCAGTCTCAATCCCGCCGCATGCGCATGTTTAAGTATGGTTTTCATTTATCGCCCAGTTTCTCGCCCTATCGGGGCAACGGGATCATCCAGCTGCGTCGAGTAGCCGCGTTCTATCCTGCAAATCCCTTGCAGGATTCCAATGAGAAGAAAACTCGTCAGGACATTTGAGGCGGTAAAGACAATCGCGCCTATTTCCATGTTCAGGTTGATCGCGATCACCACCTGGACAATCCAAAACGCCTGGACAGCCAGGTAGAGTATTCCCTTCACAACCAGCACGCCGTGGTGCGGAATGCCATTGACCAACGGTTCGCCTTTCCGGGCCCGCTCCAGGTCTTTCAAGATATTCTTACGGACATGGCGCCAGTAGGTCCAGGCGACCAGCGACAGGGGAAGCAGCACATAGGCATGCCAGGATAACGCTCGCATGGCCTGCCGATGGGCCATCCATGCCATCAGGCCGGGCATGCACAGCATGGATATGGCAACCACCGCACCGAACAAGCGCAAAGCGACCGCAATCCATTTTGACTGGGGGCCTTGTGTTTTCACGACCGGCATCTCTTCATATCCCTTCGGATCCCAGGTGGCCGGTGGATGATAATGCTTATCCCCTCCCAGTCGATACCACTCACGGTAGGCGATGACGATGATGACCGCGCATGTGGCTGAACCGAGGAATTGCCAACCGAAAATGAATCGATACGCGAAGTCGGAGCCATGGCAGAAGAACTTGATGGTGTCGATGTACAGTCCCGCCAGGACGCTGGCTCCCAGGCACAAGAAGGATCTCAGGATCGATTGGGCTGAACAGAACTGCCCGAATCTCGATTGCGGGAACATGCGCATGAAGAGGGGCATACTGCTGGCCGCCCCGAGAGCGCCAAAGAACGTTTCCAAGGTGCCGGAGGCCAGTGATAGCCAGAAGTAATAGTTGCCCGGCAGGGTGACAAAGACCCAGACGAATCCCGTCAAGGCACCGACGCCCGAGAAGAGCGTCATGTAGGCCGTGACCCTAAGCGGATGCCAGCGGTCAATAAAGACCGACGCGACATACATCGCCCCCAGCGAGGTGATGCCCGTGATGGCCCCGAGTTTCCCGATGTCCATCAAGGGTAGCCCCATCTCCTTGCTGAAGAATATCCAGAATGGGTTAATGGCCATGCGGCCTGCACTGACCGTGGTTAAAAGGAATATCATCCAGTAGATCTTGTGGGTGAACGACTCGCGAAGGAAGGTCTTCAACTCGATCAGCATCTTGCCCTTCTTGGCCGGAGGTTGGGCGTCCACAGGCGGATATTCCCCCTCCTTTACCATAAGGCACATGATGCCGAAGCCGATAAAGTAGAGCAGGGCCGCGCCAAGAAAGATCTCCCGCATGTGCGATTCGGCATATTGGAAGACAAAGTAATTGTACACCGCACCTGCCACCGTGCCGACGATCCTGAAGACACCGGTAAACCGTGCGAGAAATTGAGCCGGCACAACATCATTGAAGAGGTAATAAAAGACCGACCCTACAAACATGTTGAAGAAGCTGAACATCGCAATGAACACCCCGATGAGGGCGATGGAGACGGTCGCCGGGGCATAGTTAGAAAGGAAAGTGGAGTGGTTATGCAGGAAGGAGGATATGGCGTCGGTCCACCCGATCAGCATGAGGCTCAAGCACAGAAACGGCATGGTCCAGACGATGAATGGGATCCGTCGCCCCCATCGGCTACGGTAACGATCGCTTTTGACGCTCACATAGGGGCAAACGGTCATGGTGAAAATATTCGGAACAGTAGTGAGCACCAGTCCGATGAGCCAGTTTGAGCACCCAAGGCTTTTCAGTTTGAGAGGGAGCACGGACGGGCCTACTGCTTCCATCAACGTGAAACAGAAATCGCCCCAAAGCAGCCAGGCGAACAAGGCGGTTAACCCCATCTTGGTGTAGGTGAGCGCTCCGCAATGGTACCGTTTGCCGCCGTCACCGCTCGCAACCGTCTGGCTCTCACATAATTTCATACCCATGTCTTCCTCCGGATTCTGGTCAAAATCAATAGAATCGCTGATTCCCGTCCGGCCTTTCCTTGATAATCTCACCAATTATTAGCACAATGCCACCAGTCGCAGAG
Encoded proteins:
- a CDS encoding amidohydrolase family protein, encoding MNPISAYFDVNASFGNPAGGVPEFPTCASRLAHMDRLGISRALVWNVEARQHHSLSANRRLLDEIASTPGAQGRIVPELVVSGLITYEQDGIRKLVDQMQEGNTRALRFVNVFGLLSLVQCEPVIRAVLHLNPFIVVGGDETSTQDILDFTAIFPDVPLILSDLSWVKGIGTFDLMRRRQNVLMENSVWHSWGGVSLAVKHFGPERVLFGTGCRSHNGAAMSALARADITDAQREMIAHGNLDRLTGLKAPPAMGTASKSNGLWQRCLSGESLGVDMVDAHGHVGPSAGFVLEHQDEHAQIANLLEAMDGLGQRTMIISGLQALLGSAIDGNRQLSTLLKPHADRFLGYLAFNPYYAEGLTPHLDTWFANPQWVGFKILCDYWKIKVTDPRFEPMWEYANAHRLPILMHSWENTWDSPAMAREIVQKYPDLSLLVGHSGGTNGGRREAEALAAEFPNVFLEWCGSFCSTRLWEETLKTVPASQVVYGTDAAGHDIYWELGRLLSIDVGDEVLGPILGQNMRRILARRR
- a CDS encoding LacI family DNA-binding transcriptional regulator produces the protein MAITIDDIARETGYHRTTVSKILAGDKRCYASAKTRELIMETAKRLNFVPNYFARSLQMRRSYAVGVVGRLEASGVTGAMFRAIVEGLRAKSYLPLFYECSALRQDEDRALQEMRQRMVDGIILEVYSDIEALKRVLTGDIPLVTILNSNTSTLPSVVSDRFEAFSTGTQWLVDRGHKRIAFMGVGMVEAMLSSFNVTRLKFEGYRSVLERHGLHDVTLVCDGGPQSGDTREFVRAHGELFKSVTAVMACSDRVAIEVMTGLAEMGIRVPNDCSVIGFDDTDFAVAVNPRLTTFNPRRAEVGARAVEMVLNLIEGKPVENVTIIPELIIRESAGPCRG
- a CDS encoding MFS transporter gives rise to the protein MKLCESQTVASGDGGKRYHCGALTYTKMGLTALFAWLLWGDFCFTLMEAVGPSVLPLKLKSLGCSNWLIGLVLTTVPNIFTMTVCPYVSVKSDRYRSRWGRRIPFIVWTMPFLCLSLMLIGWTDAISSFLHNHSTFLSNYAPATVSIALIGVFIAMFSFFNMFVGSVFYYLFNDVVPAQFLARFTGVFRIVGTVAGAVYNYFVFQYAESHMREIFLGAALLYFIGFGIMCLMVKEGEYPPVDAQPPAKKGKMLIELKTFLRESFTHKIYWMIFLLTTVSAGRMAINPFWIFFSKEMGLPLMDIGKLGAITGITSLGAMYVASVFIDRWHPLRVTAYMTLFSGVGALTGFVWVFVTLPGNYYFWLSLASGTLETFFGALGAASSMPLFMRMFPQSRFGQFCSAQSILRSFLCLGASVLAGLYIDTIKFFCHGSDFAYRFIFGWQFLGSATCAVIIVIAYREWYRLGGDKHYHPPATWDPKGYEEMPVVKTQGPQSKWIAVALRLFGAVVAISMLCMPGLMAWMAHRQAMRALSWHAYVLLPLSLVAWTYWRHVRKNILKDLERARKGEPLVNGIPHHGVLVVKGILYLAVQAFWIVQVVIAINLNMEIGAIVFTASNVLTSFLLIGILQGICRIERGYSTQLDDPVAPIGRETGR